AGTCAAGGTTTTCTATATCTTCCGGTGTATAAGCCCTCTTTACCTTGATACCTGATGAGGTCTCAAACTCCTTCTTCCTTTCAGGCTGCTTGGCAATTACTTTTGTATTGACATTGTTTTCCCATTCATCATTGGATTTCTTCAACTGTCCCAGCTTTTCCTTATCGAACATATTTACCCTCCTTATTGATTTGAGTATAACTTTATTGCTCTAACTTGCATTATAAAGCCATATTATGAAATTAAACTTTCATGGCGGGTATATTTCTGCAAGTTTTCCTTCTCTTTATATATATTACCATAATATAGACTGGGCTGTGTACTATTTTTTGTATATTTTTTCAGAAATTATTGTGTTAACTTCCAGACATTATATCATTACCTATTATACATTATTTACGCCCTTTCTACCTGCTCTCTCAAGAAATTTTGACAGCTCGATAATATATCTTTCATGAGTGCCTTCCCCAATCTTATCTTTCTCGTCATAAGCTTCAACTCTGAAGGTAAGCTTCTTTCCCTCTATGCTTAAAAGCTCGGCTTTGGCAGATACCTTCATGCCCACAGGAGTTGCGGCCAGATGCTTAACATTCAGGCTGAGACCTACAGTAGCGAAGCCTTCTCCCAGATGTGAATCAACTGTGTTAAGGGCTGCATTTTCCATAAGTGCCACCATCATAGGGGTTGCAAAAACCTTCACGCTTCCGCTGCCAAACTTGACCGCAGTATCATCTTCCCCAACGATTTTTTCTACCTGTGCCGTCATTCCAGTTTTTAAATCAAAACTCATACCAACCACTCCTATCTTATACTATTTGTAAATATTAAATGAATAACCATACTCCGACCTATTAACTTAATATTGAACTACACCTTAATTGGTTACGAGTTACGCGCAACCAGACCCTATACGGATACCCAGCATAATAAAAGACCTAACCTTATATAAGGTTAGGTCTTTGCATTATGCGTTTACAAACACTTCTTCGAATTCAGCCTGATCTAGCTTTTCTCTCTCCATAAGTGCCTGAGCCACCCCATGAAGCTTGCTGATATTTTCTTTTAACAG
Above is a genomic segment from Clostridia bacterium containing:
- a CDS encoding thioesterase family protein; translated protein: MSFDLKTGMTAQVEKIVGEDDTAVKFGSGSVKVFATPMMVALMENAALNTVDSHLGEGFATVGLSLNVKHLAATPVGMKVSAKAELLSIEGKKLTFRVEAYDEKDKIGEGTHERYIIELSKFLERAGRKGVNNV